From one Microbacterium sp. 10M-3C3 genomic stretch:
- a CDS encoding tryptophan-rich sensory protein, whose product MRDTSPARPSDLGRQIGVISAVVFMLIAAMIGTGLFGGTPVQDLQNGALDTDGSYLAPARQAFSIWSVIYAGLIAYTVWQALPGQRANPRQRAIGWLVAVTAVLNGLWLITAQFLTLPLTLVAIVLLLAALGLTLRRAVVSRERGDGIIDAILIDGVTGLHLGWVTIATAANAAALLTQTLPSSAAQFATPLGIAVLVAVVAIALTTAWASGWRVTPALATAWGVSWLAVGRLAGDPENTGIGVTALIVAAVIALVPLVVAGLRLLRPSVD is encoded by the coding sequence ATGCGCGACACGTCACCCGCTCGTCCCTCGGACCTCGGCCGTCAGATCGGCGTGATCTCGGCCGTGGTGTTCATGCTCATCGCCGCGATGATCGGCACGGGCCTGTTCGGCGGCACCCCCGTGCAGGATCTGCAGAACGGCGCCCTCGACACGGACGGCTCGTACCTCGCCCCCGCGCGCCAGGCGTTCTCGATCTGGTCGGTGATCTACGCCGGCTTGATCGCGTACACCGTGTGGCAGGCGCTTCCGGGGCAGCGGGCCAACCCCCGCCAGCGCGCGATCGGATGGCTCGTCGCGGTGACCGCCGTCCTCAACGGCCTGTGGCTCATCACGGCGCAGTTCCTCACCCTGCCGCTGACGCTCGTCGCGATCGTGCTTCTGCTCGCCGCCCTCGGTCTCACGCTCCGTCGCGCCGTCGTCTCGCGCGAACGCGGCGACGGGATCATCGACGCGATCCTCATCGACGGCGTGACGGGCCTGCATCTCGGCTGGGTGACGATCGCGACCGCCGCCAACGCCGCGGCGCTGCTCACCCAGACTCTTCCCTCCTCGGCGGCGCAGTTCGCCACGCCCCTGGGCATCGCGGTGCTCGTGGCCGTGGTCGCCATCGCGCTGACGACGGCGTGGGCGAGCGGCTGGCGCGTCACGCCCGCGCTGGCGACGGCGTGGGGCGTCTCGTGGCTCGCGGTGGGGCGTCTCGCCGGTGACCCGGAAAACACCGGGATCGGCGTCACCGCGCTCATCGTCGCCGCCGTCATCGCGCTCGTGCCGCTCGTCGTCGCGGGTCTGCGGCTCCTGCGCCCGTCCGTCGACTGA
- a CDS encoding LysR substrate-binding domain-containing protein — protein sequence MSAAPAAPFRLGIVPGVMPGKWLAAWEEQIPGTPLVLEQIAVAAQADALAPGGLDAALVRLPIADDALHVVRLYDEVPVVVAAIDSHLTAADELQPADLAGEVLIVPRDDVLDARLPDTVTPAFAPPETTADAIATVAAGVGVVVVPMSLARLHARKDVAARPLRDGPVSTVALAWRRDADDERTQTLAGIVRGRTARSSR from the coding sequence ATGTCCGCAGCTCCCGCCGCGCCCTTCCGCCTCGGGATCGTGCCCGGCGTGATGCCCGGCAAGTGGCTCGCCGCGTGGGAGGAGCAGATACCCGGCACGCCGCTCGTCCTCGAGCAGATCGCCGTGGCCGCGCAGGCCGACGCACTCGCGCCGGGCGGGCTCGATGCCGCGCTCGTCCGCCTGCCCATCGCCGACGACGCCCTGCACGTCGTGCGCCTCTACGACGAGGTCCCCGTCGTTGTCGCGGCGATCGATTCGCACCTCACGGCCGCCGACGAGCTCCAGCCGGCCGACCTCGCGGGCGAGGTCCTCATCGTGCCGCGCGACGACGTCCTCGACGCGCGGCTGCCCGACACCGTGACGCCCGCGTTCGCTCCGCCCGAGACGACCGCGGACGCGATCGCGACCGTCGCCGCAGGCGTCGGCGTGGTCGTGGTGCCCATGTCGCTCGCGCGGCTGCACGCGCGGAAGGATGTCGCGGCGCGGCCGCTGCGCGACGGGCCGGTCTCGACCGTCGCTCTCGCGTGGCGACGCGACGCCGACGACGAGCGCACGCAGACGCTCGCGGGGATCGTGCGCGGCCGGACGGCCCGCTCGTCGCGCTGA
- a CDS encoding DEAD/DEAH box helicase — MASNAAAQKVLARFGPATQDWFRGAFAAPTSAQIGAWEAISAGRHALVVAPTGSGKTLSAFLWAIDRVFREPYRPPAEKRRRDAPPASRTRILYISPLKALGVDVERNLRSPLVGIGQSARRLGLDVPAVTVGVRSGDTTSADRRKLVVEPPDILITTPESLYLMLTSQAGDTLRDVHTVIVDEVHAVAATKRGAHLAVSLERLDALRRSFDPDAAPAQRIGLSATVRPIDEVARFLGGAQPVDIVAPKATKAFDLSVVVPVDDMLNPPPPPRATAPAPRPPREDDDGDGDGDWFATPPENTEMTGSVWPHVEEAIVDRILQHRSTIVFSNSRRLAERLTGRLNEIYAERLGIDVPEPTVPASVMAQAGSSAGAPAILAKAHHGSVSKEQRAQVEDELKSGALRCVVATSSLELGIDMGSVDLVIQVEAPPSAASGLQRVGRAGHQVGEVSRAALFPKHRSDVLHTAIVTERMLAGRIEAIAVPQNPLDILAQQTVAACARGAVDVEDWYETVKRSAPFRSLPRSAYEATLDLLAGRYPSDEFAELRPRLVWDRDAGTLTGRPGAQRIAVTSGGTIPDRGLFGVFVSGESQNARVGELDEEMVYESRVNDVFTLGTTSWRIVEITHDRVNVVPAFGQPGKVPFWHGDGIGRPAELGEALGGFTRELSAAPPEKATARLRDSGLDDNAVSNLLSYLAEQREATGTLPTDRSFTVERSRDEVGDWRVILHSPYGMPVHAPWALAVNARIRERLGVEGAAVASDDGIIARVPDATAEPPGADLFVFEPDELEQIVTDEVGGSALFASRFRECAARALLLPRLNPNRRSPLWQQRQRSAQLLEVARRHPTFPIILETLREVLQDVYDLPALLRVARGIADRRIRVVETTTSQPSPYARDLLFGYVGAFMYEGDSPLAERRAAALSVDPALLGELLGKVEMRELLDPDVIAQFEREAQRLDPSRRARGLEGVADLLRMLGPLDAAEVAGRLDPSTSPSTSSGTGTGPSTGPSTSSGTDTATSPSADATDAAATVAEAAELLERLVADRRAITVTIAGTSRVAAIEDAGRLRDALGAALPVGIPNAFLDPVADPLGDLVARYARTHAPFRADAVAERLGVGVAVARLTLQRLESHGRIASGFFLPESIAPTGAGDDTEWCDSEVLRRLRMRSLAAIRGSVEPVPPEAYARFLPLWQHVTRPLEGVDGVAAVVEQLAGVPIPASAWESLILPARVSGYTPAMLDELTASGEVVWSGAGTLPGRDGWIALHPADTAPLTLAAPDDELAADGLEARIVEALGAGGAYFAAQLRQAVGAENEQSVVEALWNLTWAGRVTNDTFAPVRTLVGGGGQAHRVARRAPRARLYRGTALPRTSTPPRPPALGGRWSLLPQPEGDPTLRATATASLLLDRYGVVTRGAVQSEGVPGGFAQVYRILSGFEEAGHCRRGYVIEKLGAAQFAASTTVDRLREFAAVPDPPPLRTVTLAATDPANPYGAALGWPALEGVSHRPGRKAGGLVVLVDGVLTLYLERGGRTALAFTDDIERLTAAARDLAGTARGRRLDTLTVEQVNGAFVYGTPVGQALRDAGFVESPRGLTLRRTTAGDQLREAARA; from the coding sequence ATGGCGTCCAACGCGGCCGCACAGAAGGTGCTGGCGAGATTCGGTCCTGCCACGCAGGACTGGTTCCGTGGCGCCTTCGCCGCGCCGACCTCGGCGCAGATCGGTGCGTGGGAGGCCATCTCGGCCGGCCGCCATGCCCTCGTGGTGGCGCCCACGGGCTCGGGCAAGACGCTGTCGGCCTTCCTGTGGGCGATCGACCGCGTGTTCCGGGAGCCCTACCGCCCGCCCGCCGAAAAGCGCCGCCGCGACGCGCCCCCCGCGTCGCGCACGCGCATCCTGTACATCTCGCCGCTGAAGGCCCTCGGCGTCGACGTCGAGCGCAACCTCCGCTCCCCCCTGGTCGGAATCGGCCAGTCGGCACGGCGCCTCGGGCTCGACGTGCCCGCGGTCACGGTCGGCGTCCGCTCGGGTGACACCACCTCCGCCGACCGCCGCAAGCTCGTCGTCGAGCCGCCCGACATCCTCATCACGACGCCCGAGTCGCTGTACCTCATGCTCACGAGCCAGGCCGGCGACACCCTCCGCGACGTCCACACCGTGATCGTCGACGAGGTGCACGCGGTCGCCGCCACCAAGCGCGGCGCGCACCTCGCCGTGAGCCTCGAGCGCCTCGACGCGCTGCGCCGCAGCTTCGATCCGGATGCGGCGCCCGCGCAGCGCATCGGGCTGTCGGCGACCGTCCGCCCCATCGACGAGGTCGCGCGCTTCCTCGGTGGGGCGCAGCCGGTCGACATCGTCGCCCCGAAGGCGACCAAGGCCTTCGACCTGTCGGTCGTCGTGCCCGTCGACGACATGCTCAATCCGCCGCCGCCTCCCCGCGCGACCGCGCCGGCGCCGCGCCCGCCGCGCGAGGACGACGACGGCGACGGCGACGGCGACTGGTTCGCGACGCCTCCCGAGAACACCGAGATGACCGGGTCGGTGTGGCCGCACGTGGAGGAGGCGATCGTCGACCGCATCCTGCAGCACCGCTCGACGATCGTGTTCTCCAACTCGCGCCGGCTCGCGGAGCGGCTGACCGGCCGGCTGAACGAGATCTACGCCGAGCGGCTGGGCATCGACGTGCCCGAGCCGACGGTGCCGGCATCCGTCATGGCGCAGGCCGGTTCCTCCGCCGGCGCCCCGGCGATCCTCGCCAAGGCCCACCACGGGTCGGTGTCGAAGGAGCAGCGCGCGCAGGTCGAGGACGAGCTGAAGTCCGGGGCGCTGCGCTGCGTCGTGGCCACCAGCAGCCTAGAGCTCGGCATCGACATGGGGTCGGTCGACCTCGTGATCCAGGTCGAGGCGCCGCCGAGCGCCGCATCCGGTCTGCAGCGCGTGGGCCGCGCGGGGCACCAGGTCGGCGAGGTCAGCCGCGCGGCGCTCTTCCCGAAGCACCGCAGCGACGTGCTGCACACCGCGATCGTCACCGAGCGCATGCTCGCCGGACGCATCGAGGCCATCGCCGTGCCGCAGAACCCGCTCGACATCCTCGCGCAGCAGACGGTCGCGGCGTGCGCGCGCGGTGCGGTCGATGTGGAGGACTGGTACGAGACCGTCAAGCGCAGCGCGCCATTCCGCTCGCTGCCGCGCTCGGCATACGAGGCCACGCTCGACCTCCTCGCCGGACGCTACCCGTCCGACGAGTTCGCCGAGCTGCGCCCGCGCCTGGTGTGGGATCGTGACGCGGGCACGCTCACGGGTCGGCCGGGCGCCCAGCGCATCGCGGTGACCAGCGGCGGCACGATCCCGGACCGCGGTCTGTTCGGCGTGTTCGTCTCCGGCGAGTCGCAGAACGCCCGCGTCGGCGAGCTCGACGAGGAGATGGTGTACGAGTCGCGTGTGAACGACGTGTTCACGCTCGGCACGACGAGCTGGCGCATCGTGGAGATCACGCACGACCGCGTCAACGTGGTGCCCGCCTTCGGCCAGCCCGGCAAGGTGCCGTTCTGGCATGGCGACGGCATCGGCCGCCCGGCCGAGCTCGGCGAGGCCCTCGGCGGGTTCACGCGCGAGCTGTCGGCCGCGCCGCCCGAGAAGGCGACCGCACGGCTGCGGGACTCGGGCCTCGACGACAACGCGGTGTCGAACCTGCTGTCCTACCTCGCCGAGCAGCGCGAGGCCACCGGGACACTGCCCACCGACCGCTCGTTCACGGTCGAACGCAGCCGCGACGAGGTGGGCGACTGGCGCGTCATCCTGCATTCTCCGTACGGCATGCCCGTGCACGCGCCGTGGGCGCTCGCCGTCAACGCCCGCATCCGCGAGCGCCTCGGCGTCGAAGGGGCCGCGGTCGCCAGCGACGACGGCATCATCGCGCGGGTGCCGGATGCGACGGCCGAGCCGCCGGGCGCCGACCTCTTCGTCTTCGAGCCCGACGAGCTCGAGCAGATCGTCACGGACGAGGTCGGCGGGTCGGCGCTGTTCGCCTCGCGCTTCCGGGAGTGCGCCGCCCGGGCGCTGCTGCTCCCCCGCCTGAACCCCAACCGACGCTCACCGCTGTGGCAGCAGCGGCAGCGCTCGGCGCAGCTGCTCGAGGTGGCCCGGCGCCACCCGACGTTCCCGATCATCCTCGAGACGCTCCGCGAGGTGCTGCAGGACGTGTACGACCTGCCGGCGCTGCTGCGGGTCGCGCGCGGCATCGCCGACCGCCGCATCCGCGTCGTCGAGACCACGACGTCGCAGCCGTCGCCGTACGCGCGCGACCTGCTCTTCGGGTACGTCGGCGCGTTCATGTACGAGGGCGACTCGCCCCTGGCCGAGCGCCGTGCCGCCGCGCTGTCGGTCGACCCGGCCCTGCTGGGCGAGCTGCTCGGCAAGGTCGAGATGCGCGAGCTCCTCGACCCCGACGTGATCGCGCAGTTCGAGCGCGAGGCGCAGCGGCTCGACCCCTCGCGCCGGGCGCGCGGGCTCGAAGGGGTCGCCGACCTCCTCCGCATGCTCGGCCCCCTCGACGCCGCCGAGGTGGCTGGGCGGCTCGACCCTTCGACGAGCCCTTCGACGAGCTCAGGAACCGGGACCGGCCCTTCGACCGGCCCTTCGACGAGCTCGGGGACCGATACCGCCACGAGCCCTTCGGCAGACGCAACGGACGCGGCGGCGACCGTCGCGGAAGCCGCGGAGCTGCTCGAGCGGCTCGTGGCCGACCGGCGGGCGATCACCGTCACGATCGCCGGGACGTCGCGCGTCGCCGCGATCGAAGACGCCGGGCGGCTGCGCGACGCGCTCGGTGCGGCGCTGCCGGTGGGCATCCCGAACGCCTTCCTGGATCCGGTCGCCGATCCGCTCGGCGACCTCGTCGCCCGCTACGCGCGCACCCATGCGCCCTTCCGCGCCGACGCGGTCGCCGAGCGGCTGGGCGTCGGCGTGGCCGTCGCCCGCCTGACGCTCCAGCGCCTGGAGTCGCACGGGCGCATCGCGAGCGGCTTCTTCCTGCCGGAGTCGATCGCCCCCACGGGCGCGGGCGATGACACCGAGTGGTGCGACAGCGAAGTGCTCCGACGGCTGCGGATGCGCTCGCTCGCGGCGATCCGCGGCAGCGTCGAGCCGGTGCCGCCCGAGGCCTACGCACGGTTCCTCCCGCTGTGGCAGCACGTCACGCGGCCGCTCGAGGGCGTGGACGGGGTCGCCGCGGTGGTCGAGCAGCTCGCGGGGGTGCCGATCCCGGCCAGCGCATGGGAGTCGCTCATCCTCCCGGCCCGCGTCTCCGGATACACACCGGCGATGCTCGACGAGCTCACCGCGTCGGGCGAAGTCGTGTGGTCGGGCGCGGGCACGCTGCCCGGACGCGACGGCTGGATCGCCCTGCATCCCGCGGATACGGCGCCCCTCACCCTCGCGGCACCGGACGACGAGCTCGCCGCCGACGGCCTCGAAGCGCGCATCGTCGAGGCGCTCGGCGCGGGCGGGGCATACTTCGCCGCGCAGCTGCGGCAGGCCGTCGGCGCCGAGAACGAGCAGTCCGTCGTCGAGGCGCTGTGGAACCTCACATGGGCCGGGCGCGTGACCAACGACACGTTCGCGCCCGTGCGCACGCTCGTCGGCGGCGGGGGTCAGGCGCACCGGGTCGCCCGGCGCGCACCGCGGGCACGCCTGTACCGGGGCACCGCGCTCCCGCGCACGTCGACGCCGCCACGACCGCCGGCACTCGGCGGGCGCTGGTCGCTGCTGCCGCAGCCCGAGGGCGATCCGACGCTGCGGGCGACGGCGACCGCGAGCCTGCTCCTCGATCGCTACGGCGTCGTCACGCGCGGCGCCGTCCAGTCCGAAGGCGTGCCCGGGGGGTTCGCGCAGGTCTACCGCATCCTGTCCGGGTTCGAAGAGGCGGGGCACTGCCGCCGCGGGTACGTGATCGAGAAGCTCGGCGCCGCCCAGTTCGCCGCATCCACGACCGTCGACCGTCTGCGTGAATTCGCCGCAGTCCCCGACCCGCCGCCGCTGCGCACGGTGACCCTCGCCGCCACCGACCCGGCGAACCCGTACGGCGCGGCCCTCGGCTGGCCCGCGCTGGAGGGCGTGTCGCACCGACCAGGCCGCAAGGCCGGCGGCCTCGTCGTGCTCGTCGACGGCGTGCTCACGCTGTACCTCGAGCGCGGGGGGCGCACGGCACTCGCCTTCACCGACGACATCGAGCGGCTCACCGCCGCCGCGCGCGACCTCGCCGGCACTGCCCGCGGCCGCCGGCTCGACACCCTGACCGTCGAGCAGGTCAACGGCGCGTTCGTGTACGGCACCCCGGTGGGCCAGGCGCTGCGCGATGCCGGGTTCGTCGAATCGCCCCGCGGCCTCACGCTCCGGCGGACGACGGCCGGGGATCAGCTCCGCGAGGCCGCGCGTGCCTGA
- a CDS encoding transferase, whose product MGKNYIDIENDRGETLRYRKHVNGRGFIAHGAKVHPSAVVEAGAYVEPGAQVAEGAEIGRGAWIESDALIGPKAHIAPHAHVGTGAAIGAGATIGVRAHIGTGARVAVGSLIGDDETIADGETVATDRRGLRLAA is encoded by the coding sequence GTGGGCAAGAACTACATCGACATCGAGAACGACCGCGGCGAGACCCTGCGCTATCGCAAGCACGTCAATGGTCGCGGCTTCATCGCGCACGGCGCCAAGGTGCACCCGAGCGCGGTCGTCGAAGCGGGGGCGTATGTCGAACCTGGGGCCCAGGTCGCGGAGGGCGCGGAGATCGGGCGCGGTGCCTGGATCGAGAGCGACGCCCTGATCGGTCCCAAGGCGCACATCGCTCCCCACGCGCACGTGGGGACCGGTGCTGCGATCGGCGCGGGAGCCACCATCGGCGTGCGCGCGCACATCGGAACCGGTGCGCGCGTGGCGGTCGGCTCGCTCATCGGCGACGACGAGACGATCGCGGACGGCGAGACCGTCGCGACCGACCGTCGCGGTCTTCGCCTGGCTGCCTGA
- a CDS encoding DNA-formamidopyrimidine glycosylase family protein has protein sequence MPEGDTVYRTAERLAAALVGGEVTRFDIRVPRSAVADLRGETVTSVVARGKHLLERIGAYSLHSHLKMEGRWDVYAPGARWRRPAYAARAVVGTARAETVGFDLAMVEVLPTAEEERVVGHLGPDPLAADWDAAEATRRLAADPRPAHVALLDQRNVAGFGNEYANEMLFVRGIAPTTPATEVDAAALIDVGVRMIRANLPRRERTFTGDSRPGRRTWVYGRAGQPCRRCGTLIREGSLGASATSERNVFWCPVCQRA, from the coding sequence GTGCCTGAGGGCGACACCGTCTACCGCACGGCCGAGCGCCTCGCGGCCGCGCTCGTCGGCGGCGAGGTGACGCGGTTCGACATCCGGGTGCCGCGCAGCGCCGTCGCAGACCTGCGCGGCGAAACGGTGACATCCGTCGTCGCACGGGGCAAGCATCTCCTCGAGCGGATCGGCGCGTACTCGCTGCATTCGCATCTGAAGATGGAGGGCCGGTGGGACGTGTACGCCCCCGGCGCCCGGTGGCGCCGCCCCGCGTACGCGGCGCGGGCCGTGGTCGGCACCGCGCGCGCGGAGACGGTCGGCTTCGACCTCGCGATGGTCGAGGTGCTGCCCACAGCCGAGGAGGAGCGCGTCGTCGGGCATCTCGGGCCCGATCCGCTGGCCGCGGACTGGGATGCGGCGGAGGCGACGCGCCGGCTCGCCGCCGACCCGCGTCCGGCCCACGTGGCTCTGCTCGACCAGCGCAACGTCGCCGGCTTCGGCAATGAGTACGCGAACGAGATGCTGTTCGTCCGGGGCATCGCGCCGACGACACCCGCGACGGAGGTCGACGCGGCGGCGCTGATCGACGTGGGCGTGCGCATGATCCGCGCCAACCTGCCACGCCGCGAACGCACCTTCACGGGCGACAGCCGTCCGGGACGGCGCACGTGGGTGTACGGCCGCGCCGGCCAGCCCTGCCGCCGGTGCGGCACGCTCATCCGCGAAGGCTCGCTCGGCGCCTCCGCCACGAGCGAGCGCAACGTGTTCTGGTGCCCCGTCTGCCAGCGGGCGTGA
- a CDS encoding 2-oxoglutarate and iron-dependent oxygenase domain-containing protein: MTFHVPTVDIAAYVDDGAPEARARVAQQIDDACRTVGFIQITGHGIPNAVIRGLTEAMDAFFALDFERKKTWRTPPEINRGYTPPKSESLSLSLGVESANRMNDFFEAFNIGAGQSAYPDAPGLPQPDYAENVWPDVAGFEAGVSAYFAEAARVARTMTRIFADALGLAPGFFAERTGHSLDVMRMNNYALPPGTDVTLDGDLIGMGEHTDYGIVTILWADQVAGLQVLGADGSWNDVQPADGALLINLGDVTARWTNERWLSTLHRVKPPVIDGTIQRRRSAAFFHDGDVDAVIRTLPSCVDAQHPDLYEPVTIGEHIRAKLAGSRLACATPPRSARARACSRAAAERADTREPPLSARNSGSSAARRPLRATKRRFGLHFARVRASASRRDVKRGRVDR; encoded by the coding sequence ATGACCTTCCACGTCCCCACCGTCGACATCGCCGCGTACGTCGACGACGGCGCCCCCGAGGCGCGCGCCCGAGTCGCTCAGCAGATCGACGACGCGTGCCGCACGGTCGGGTTCATCCAGATCACCGGGCACGGCATCCCGAACGCCGTCATCCGCGGGCTCACCGAGGCGATGGACGCGTTCTTCGCGCTCGACTTCGAGCGCAAGAAGACCTGGCGCACGCCGCCGGAGATCAACCGCGGGTACACACCGCCGAAGTCGGAGTCGCTGAGCCTGTCGCTCGGCGTGGAGTCGGCCAACCGGATGAACGACTTCTTCGAGGCCTTCAACATCGGCGCGGGGCAGTCCGCCTACCCGGATGCGCCGGGGCTTCCGCAGCCCGACTACGCCGAGAACGTGTGGCCCGACGTGGCCGGGTTCGAAGCCGGCGTGAGCGCGTACTTCGCCGAGGCGGCCCGCGTGGCCCGTACGATGACGCGCATCTTCGCCGACGCGCTCGGACTTGCGCCGGGCTTCTTCGCCGAGCGCACCGGGCACTCCCTCGACGTCATGCGCATGAACAACTACGCGCTGCCGCCCGGCACCGACGTCACGCTCGACGGCGACCTCATCGGCATGGGGGAGCACACCGACTACGGCATCGTGACGATCCTGTGGGCCGACCAGGTCGCAGGGCTCCAGGTGCTCGGCGCGGACGGGTCGTGGAACGACGTGCAGCCGGCCGACGGGGCGCTCCTCATCAATCTCGGCGACGTCACCGCCCGCTGGACCAACGAGCGCTGGTTGTCGACGCTGCACCGCGTCAAGCCGCCCGTGATCGACGGCACGATCCAGCGGCGCCGGTCGGCCGCGTTCTTCCACGACGGCGACGTGGATGCGGTCATCCGCACGCTGCCGTCGTGCGTCGACGCGCAGCATCCGGACCTCTACGAGCCTGTGACGATCGGCGAGCACATCCGCGCGAAGCTCGCCGGCTCGCGCCTGGCGTGCGCAACGCCGCCGCGGAGCGCGAGGGCGCGCGCGTGCTCGCGAGCCGCCGCTGAGCGCGCGGATACTCGCGAGCCGCCGCTGAGCGCGCGGAATTCAGGCTCGAGCGCCGCTCGCCGCCCGCTGCGGGCGACCAAGAGACGGTTCGGCCTGCATTTTGCGCGGGTGCGGGCGAGCGCGTCTCGGCGGGATGTCAAGAGGGGCAGGGTGGATCGCTAG
- a CDS encoding DUF1304 domain-containing protein, with protein MIAILGSVCAALGALLHVYIFVMESVQWTTPRVWKVFGISDQDTAERTRGMAYNQGFYNLFLAIGAALGVILFWVGGPGSVPEVAGRTLALFALGSMAAAALVLLTSGRRYARPAIIQGTVPLIGFVLFVFA; from the coding sequence ATGATCGCGATCCTGGGCTCGGTGTGCGCGGCGCTCGGCGCCCTGCTGCACGTCTACATCTTCGTGATGGAGAGTGTGCAGTGGACGACACCTCGTGTGTGGAAGGTGTTCGGCATCTCCGATCAGGACACCGCCGAGCGCACGCGCGGCATGGCGTACAACCAGGGCTTCTACAACCTGTTCCTCGCCATCGGGGCGGCGCTCGGCGTGATCCTGTTCTGGGTGGGCGGCCCGGGCTCGGTGCCCGAGGTGGCCGGGCGCACGCTCGCGCTCTTCGCGCTGGGCAGCATGGCGGCCGCGGCGCTCGTGCTCTTGACGTCGGGCCGGCGCTACGCGCGACCCGCGATCATTCAGGGCACCGTGCCGCTGATCGGCTTCGTCCTGTTCGTCTTCGCCTGA
- a CDS encoding GMP synthase, whose translation MPLPLLYVCVRPQRQAADGEYASFRAATGLGDALARHDLVREPLPDDAFTRYGGFVVGGSPFNLTDPECDKSDAQRRQEADLERIAAAAAEARTTALFTCYGIGVVTRMLGGEVSREFPEDTGPARIRLTPAATGDALFGGLPAEFAALTAHKEGAASAPPGAVVLAENDACPVQAYRVGTQLWATQFHPEPDPVAFTERMAIYRNDGYFDPEEYDVLAARVRAADVRHPHAILRAFAARATA comes from the coding sequence ATGCCCTTGCCGCTCCTGTACGTCTGCGTGCGGCCGCAGCGGCAGGCGGCGGACGGCGAGTACGCGTCGTTCCGCGCGGCGACCGGTCTCGGCGACGCGCTCGCGCGTCACGACCTCGTGCGCGAGCCGCTGCCCGACGACGCGTTCACGCGATACGGCGGGTTCGTCGTGGGCGGCAGCCCCTTCAACCTCACCGATCCGGAGTGCGACAAGTCCGACGCGCAACGTCGGCAGGAGGCCGACCTCGAGCGCATCGCCGCTGCCGCCGCCGAGGCCCGCACGACCGCGCTGTTCACGTGCTACGGCATCGGCGTCGTCACGCGGATGCTGGGGGGCGAGGTGTCGCGCGAGTTCCCGGAGGACACCGGCCCGGCGCGGATCCGCCTCACCCCTGCCGCGACCGGGGATGCGCTGTTCGGCGGGCTGCCGGCCGAGTTCGCCGCGCTGACCGCGCACAAGGAGGGCGCCGCATCCGCCCCGCCCGGCGCGGTCGTGCTCGCCGAGAACGACGCATGCCCCGTGCAGGCCTACCGCGTGGGAACGCAGCTGTGGGCGACGCAGTTCCACCCCGAACCCGATCCCGTCGCGTTCACCGAGCGCATGGCCATCTACCGCAACGACGGGTACTTCGATCCCGAGGAGTATGACGTGCTGGCCGCACGCGTGCGCGCCGCCGACGTGCGGCACCCGCACGCGATCCTGCGCGCGTTCGCCGCACGCGCGACCGCCTGA